From a single Raphanus sativus cultivar WK10039 chromosome 3, ASM80110v3, whole genome shotgun sequence genomic region:
- the LOC108844772 gene encoding LOW QUALITY PROTEIN: uncharacterized protein LOC108844772 (The sequence of the model RefSeq protein was modified relative to this genomic sequence to represent the inferred CDS: inserted 2 bases in 2 codons), with product MAVAAQSTFFLKLSLTKPSFPITTTTTNLSLPPTNRKPLFVFPPPQAHFPSPKKNPKDEQQRLSFTISYLINSCGLSPDYAIVAARKLLLDXPERPNTVLNLLRDHGFTTSQISSIVKKRPVLLLANAESVLHPKLRFFLSIGVSKPLLARTLASDPTILTRSLVNQLIPSXNFLKSVLEADEKIVAALRRTTWIFLEDHTKNLVPNINHMSETGVPEKCVQLLLTHFPEAVMQRKDEFKEITKQAKEMGFNPGKTTFVLAIHALSGKGNRSIWDKCFEVYRRWGWSEDDIMCAFKKHPHSMMLSERKINRTMEFLVKEMNLEPRSIAGCPVVLFFSLDKRIIPRCSVVKVLASKGLVKEDWSLTSLLVPVEKVFLEKLVVKYEEELPELMDVYRGYTTKL from the exons ATGGCCGTCGCGGCTCAGAGCACTTTCTTTCTCAAACTCTCCCTCACGAAACCATCCTTCCCcatcacaacaacaacaacaaacttGTCCCTACCACCTACGAATCGAAAACCGCTCTTCGTCTTCCCTCCTCCCCAAGCTCATTTCCCATCTCCCAAGAAAAACCCTAAAGACGAACAGCAGAGACTCTCCTTCACCATTTCTTACCTCATCAACTCCTGCGGACTATCTCCCGACTACGCCATCGTCGCAGCTCGCAAGCTCTTGCTAG TCCCCGAACGCCCCAACACAGTTCTCAACCTCCTCCGTGACCACGGTTTCACCACCTCCCAGATCTCCAGCATCGTCAAGAAACGCCCCGTTTTGCTTCTAGCCAACGCCGAGTCCGTGCTCCACCCTAAACTCCGCTTCTTCCTCTCCATCGGCGTCTCCAAACCCTTACTAGCTCGAACCCTCGCCTCCGATCCCACCATCTTGACAAGAAGCCTCGTCAACCAGCTCATCCCTT ACAACTTCCTCAAGAGCGTCCTCGAAGCCGACGAAAAGATCGTGGCCGCGCTTCGCCGGACGACGTGGATATTCCTGGAGGATCACACCAAGAACCTCGTCCCGAACATCAACCACATGTCGGAGACTGGCGTCCCCGAGAAATGCGTACAGCTGCTCCTCACGCATTTCCCCGAAGCAGTGATGCAGAGGAAGGACGAGTTCAAGGAAATCACCAAACAAGCTAAAGAGATGGGGTTCAACCCCGGGAAAACGACCTTCGTGCTGGCCATCCACGCGCTCTCCGGGAAAGGCAACAGGTCGATATGGGACAAGTGTTTCGAGGTGTACCGGAGGTGGGGGTGGTCGGAAGACGACATCATGTGCGCGTTCAAGAAGCACCCGCACTCTATGATGCTGTCGGAGAGGAAGATAAACAGGACGATGGAGTTTCTTGTGAAGGAGATGAATCTGGAGCCTAGATCGATCGCAGGGTGCCCCGTGGTGCTCTTCTTCAGCCTGGATAAGAGGATTATCCCGAGATGCTCGGTGGTTAAGGTGTTGGCATCAAAGGGGTTGGTGAAGGAGGACTGGAGCTTGACGTCCTTGTTGGTTCCAGTGGAGAAAGTGTTCTTGGAGAAGCTGGTGGTTAAGTACGAGGAGGAGTTGCCTGAGTTGATGGATGTGTATAGAGGATACACCACCAAACTCTGA
- the LOC108846317 gene encoding uncharacterized protein LOC108846317, translating to MNTTKEVFDVSPFLLLESSADSDTYRCDGGEQIEGAHDGEPNVNNNYYPDRDEIDESCTANFYETSSMTTWRPSFDPEDTVTEEIVLTAGEEEDEDGEVNSYIIRYRTSQRENLTVDSSPVVSEMDKNRMFWEACLAS from the coding sequence atgaacaCAACCAAGGAGGTGTTTGATGTGTCACCGTTCTTGCTACTAGAATCATCTGCAGATTCCGATACCTATCGCTGCGACGGAGGCGAACAGATCGAGGGTGCCCACGACGGCGAACCCAATGTTAACAATAACTATTACCCGGATCGAGATGAAATTGATGAGTCTTGTACCGCCAATTTTTATGAGACGTCTTCTATGACGACCTGGAGACCGAGTTTCGACCCGGAGGATACGGTGACAGAAGAAATAGTTCTCACAGcaggagaggaagaagatgaggacGGAGAGGTGAACAGCTACATCATAAGATATAGGACAAGTCAACGTGAAAATCTGACCGTTGATTCTAGTCCTGTGGTGAGTGAGATGGATAAAAATCGAATGTTCTGGGAAGCTTGTCTTGCTTCCTGA